The following coding sequences are from one Cyprinus carpio isolate SPL01 chromosome A24, ASM1834038v1, whole genome shotgun sequence window:
- the LOC109101678 gene encoding CCAAT/enhancer-binding protein beta-like, whose product MKIVLETRREEQRLQAMSTSDSPPSSICMFALHHQPSSSQVDSSSMSGQMSQVDTGLYGQPMTFPKTPDGRSMEQMMGFVPYSSCLTPSSTDRAAQQNQQDFSQFVLPPPASTLQPAGQKRGLSKDSVEYRLRRERNNVAVRKSRDKARRRIQLTQQRALQLQDENHSLQLHIQRLSHEVESLRHYLSQRHLQARQQDTARDDLC is encoded by the exons ATGAAGATTGTGCTTGAGACGAGACGAGAGGAGCAGCGCTTACAAGCC atgtccacCTCCGACAGTCCTCCGTCCTCCATCTGTATGTTTGCTCTCCATCATCAACCCTCCAGCTCTCAGGTGGACTCCAGCAGCATGAGCGGTCAGATGTCTCAGGTGGACACGGGTCTGTACGGTCAGCCCATGACGTTTCCCAAGACGCCAGACGGCCGGAGCATGGAGCAGATGATGGGCTTCGTGCCGTACTCCTCGTGTCTGACCCCCAGCAGCACTGATCGAGCAGCGCAGCAGAACCAGCAG GATTTTTCGCAGTTTGTTCTGCCGCCCCCAGCGTCCACCCTGCAGCCGGCTGGACAGAAGCGAGGCCTGAGCAAAGACAGCGTGGAATACCGTCTGCGCAGAGAACGCAACAATGTCGCGGTGAGGAAGAGTCGCGATAAAGCGCGGCGGCGGATCCAGTTGACCCAGCAGAGGGCGCTGCAGCTCCAGGACGAGAACCACAGCCTGCAGCTGCACATCCAGCGCCTGTCGCACGAGGTGGAGTCACTCAGACACTATCTGTCACAGCGCCACCTACAGGCCAGACAGCAGGACACCGCCAGAGATGACCTCTGCTGA